DNA sequence from the Alosa alosa isolate M-15738 ecotype Scorff River chromosome 2, AALO_Geno_1.1, whole genome shotgun sequence genome:
CTGCAactaaaatgaaaaaataataataataataatgtcttTTGTAGGTGTTGTGTAGCATTTAATCTGTTTTATGGTTGTATCTGGTGCTTTACCTAAATCTGTACTTTCTccataaaacagaaaaaatgttTGGCAGAGGAGTGACACAAAGGTCTCATACTCAAGTTCCGCTGTGGATTTCTTTACTGCATCATCAATATTGCTACAATCACTAATATCGCCACATAAGGCCCTGCCGTTGCAGCCAGAGCGTGACCAGTAGTAGTTCTGCTGCAATACAGAGGTGAACATGTTACCCTGCACTACAAACCTGTCTGGTCTCTACAGACTACCCAGCAGAGTTGCCCTGACAGCCCCACCCCCCCAGGGTCCCTCGGGGCTGATCACGCCTCCGTTTCCGTGATCGAGGTCGGCGGCTTCAGACTGGGAAGCCCATCCACCACACAGGCTCTGGGCTCCTGGTCCTGAACAGGCCCTaactacagcagcagcagcagctggtgTGGAGATGAGACGGCCTTGGCTTCAGGAACTACACACACGACGTGCCGATATGAATACAAGCAACTGTGTAATTAACGGTGTTAAAAGTTTGGCAAGATGAAATGCTCTTTCCAGAAAGGTTAACATTTTCCTTTTTCCCTTTTCACCATTCCTAACTGAGGTCTTATAGCTGATAGTCTCTGATCAACAGTGATGCAGAAATCCCTTTTTTGTCACTGACTGAAAGGTGGCGGTCTCTGGTAAGGACCATTGTCACTCATGAGTTTCCGACAGAAAGTAAAAGGTGTGTACCACATCTGAAGACGACAGTAACGCATCAAAGTACTTTCAATGGAGTGCAATAATTCAAGAGTGTTTTTGTGAGAGAAGGCTAAAGTGTAAGAATCaggctctgtgtgtctgtgtgtgtgcatgcatgcatgggcacccacaaacacacacactcacaaagacagTTGGCATCGGAGGAGTGCGACTAAGAGCACAGAAATGTTACAAAAAGACCAAAGTGTTGTAGGAGCCACCAGAAGTACCAGAAGGTTTTGTgcgttattttgtttttttaaaagaggTCTTTCACGAATGTCTGTATAGCGTCGGACAAGCCTTCGGCGAAATTCGATGTTAACACGAGGCCCCCGTCTCACGCTGTCGAGTGTAGAGACCCCAAGGGCCCCGCCCCCAAATGCCTCTGAGCGCTTCTGAGTGGTTCTGAGCTAACATTAGGCCTCTGAAAGAGATCAAGGTTAATAATGTTCCAGTTTTTAATAGCAATGATTATATTTGACCTAAGCAACAATATTAAGAAAAGGCAGAGATctgtttcctttcctctcctgccTTCCTCGGAAAGCTGCATGAAAGAAGGCTTGATGAAAGATTAAACTGGTTAAAAGAAAAGGCAAAGTGTTCTTCCCTCTCTGTGAGTGTATGCTGATATGActtccctctctacctcccctGACAAGCAGACGTCTCTCcattcccccctccccccccctctctctctctctgtccctggagCTGAGGAAGTTTGTTCAGACTTGTAACCCAGAAAAATAAGATGTATTTATTTAGACTCTGGAGCCCAGCTAACGAAACTGGGCTTTTAAAGTTAAAGAAACTGGGCTTTTAAAAAGGTTAAACTTCTGATGAGTTTGTCTTCCCCACTCTcatcccccttccctctctcctctcgtctcccctccccttctcttctgttcacatgtacccccccccctcctcctcttcctcctgtttAGCTGTGGGACTTCAGCTTGCTCCACGGGTTGGTGCCGCGCACATCGATGGGCGGCTCGCTGGAGTAGATGTGGTTGCAGAGGTCCTCCAGTGGGGGCTCGGGGTCAGTGGTGGCGAACTGAGCTGCATCCTCAATCTCCTTACGCACCTCCACGTCAATTTCCtgcagagcaacacacacacacacacacacacacacacacacacacacacacacacacacacacacacacacagatggtaaCAATGTTACTCGCGATTACACTACAGGGTTACAATGTTACTACacaagtgtactgtatgtgtgtgtgagagagagagacagagcgtgTGTTTTACCTTGAGCTCCTCCACGGTGGCCATGTTGTTCTGAAGCATGCGATCCTTTAGCAGGGAGATAGGGTCACTCTTACTACGCACCTCCTGGATTTCCTCTCGTGTCCGGTAGCtgatgagtacacacacacacacacacacacacacaaaataacttCAATATTTTCTCTCAGTATTACTATGCATCAACCACTGCACCTGTTCAAATCTAATCTTACACATGTCGATAAAAATCAGGagatcaacaaaaaaaaaaaaaaacagccaaaaTATTGATTTctacatttcaaaataattcTCATCCATCTCCCTCTAATATGCGATAACCATAAAGAAACCTGATCCATCAAGCTGTGTTGTGATCATGATGAAATCTGATCCATCAATCTGTGACATGACCGTGATGAAATCTGATCTATCGATCTGTGACATGACAATGATGAAATCTGATCTATTGATCTGAGATGTGCTGAAATCTGCCTATCGCCACCTCtgctacgtaatcaccatggaCACTCACCTGACTCCAGGGTCACTCATACTGTGTCCATGGTAACGGTATGTCTGCAGTTCCATCAGCATAGGACCCTGGTTTTCAAATTACAAAACAATTTCTAatcacttaaaaacacacaaggtGAAAACATTTATTGTttctcaatatatatatatatatatatattgagaaaatatatataatctGACATAGATACTATTAATATGTAAACACATAATGTGTACGTACACATTGAAGACATAGATATACTATTaattaggggtgtgaatctctcatgtaaaagacgatacgatgcacatctagatacatgggcacgatttgatacatgttcataaaaaacgattcagtacgattcgatgtgATTCGATTCGATGCAGTTCGATGCAGttgaagaatggaaagcattctgaaagattttttatcatttgcttaaggtgcacattcattttatattataaatgatcatggtcatgtcaattaggcaaaaacaaatgtgtgaatatgattatctaaactgaggtttgtatcatatattgtattgaaatgaaaaaagaatagtctacatttcagccAAACAAAGCAGCCAGATAcaacataaaatacatttttatagactttatagattttatagagttatatctgattgttttcaaggagctgtagcctattgttgaggtaagacaataccgaaataaaataaaacggtGCTTAAGACAATCTTGGCCTTTTCAGTTCAGTTTTCagtcatttcagttttattccgatacggggcttcatatatcgatgtagccgtatcttacacgttaaaaacggataccgatacgtatcggttaatctttacacccctactattaatacataaacacataaggTGCTCAAGacacatacaagacaaacacacacacgcataatcgCACAAACCTTTCCAGAGCGGCAATAATCAGCTGCGAACTTGGtagcctccctcacacacaggaCATCCATGCCATCCACCTatatgcgtacacacacagggTAACAATGTTACTACATGATTACACTACAGGGTTACAATGTTACTACGCGATTACACTACAGGGTCACAATTTTACTACACAAgtgtactatatgtgtgtgtgagatggtgtgtgtgtgtgagagagagaccatcATCACCCATGAGTTTCCgacagaaactgtgtgtgtgtgtgtgtgtatatatatatggtatctatctatctatctatctatctatctatctatatgtgtgtgtgtgtgtgtgtgtgtatgcacacacacacacacacacatcacacacatcaccctACCCGTATGCCTGGGATGAAGTCTCCTCTCTTGTAGTAGTCGGTGCTGGCAGCGGCGCGCTCCACTGCAGTGCCCATGCCGTACTTGTTGTTCTCGCAGATGAAGATGCAGGGCAGCTTCCACAGGGCCGCCATGTTGTACGTCTCAAAGATCTGCCCCTGGAGCGGTCAGCAGATAGAGTGTGTTAGGATACAGTGTTAACATTTGTGAGTACACCTCTATATAAACAGTCTATTATGATTATAAACACCTCATATAAACACATCAGTTTATCAGTCTACAACCATTCAACAATCAGAACTAGAAGCTAGCAAAGGAAGCTCTGTTAGGCTAGTAAAGAGAGCTAGCATAGGAGGCTCTGAAAGACTTCATGTGTATGATATGACATGTATTTAATCAAAAGTCACCTTCAACCTGAAACCCTCACCTGATTTGCAGCTCCGTCACCATAGAGACTGACGCAAACCTGGTTCTTGTCCAGGTATTTACAGGCCAAGGCAACACCTGCACCTAGAGGGACCTGTACcacccacacaaaacacacagaggagagagaaagagagagcgagagagagagagacgcaaaCACAGGCCTAGATTAAAACACACAGTAACAGATTGATAACCCTAGTTTAGAGCCTAAACCTGCCACCCACAGTTCTTATGTATtcctttttatatatatttataaaaaggTGAAATATCTGGTGATATTTTCCTTATTCTGATACCGGTGCAAAAAGATAAATGAAGAAGCATCAAAGCTAACGGGTATTTTTTTAGCAAGCAAACAGAACCGCGGAGAGCTGAGCTGGATGAGGTCACATGACTCACCTGAGCTCCCACGATTCCATTTCCCCCGTAGAAGTGCTTAGTGTACATGTGCATGGACCCGCCCTTTCCTTTTTGGATTCCTCCCCGAcgacctggacacacacacacacacaaacactcaactactgcataagtacacacacactcaccataagtacacacacacactcacacataagtacacacacacactgcttaagaacacacatagacacacactacaTCCTTTTCCTTAGCAATTCTCACCTAACATCCTGgacggacacacatacacacacacacacacagctactacatcagtacacacatacacacaccccccaaacacacacacatactttcagcAATTTATCTACAGTGTCCCGGACACCCCTCCCCCCCTGATTCCCAGCATTTCTCACCAGTCAGCTCGGCCAGGATTTCTCTGACGGTGCCGCCGCGTGTCATTGTGTATCCGTGGGCACGGTAGGCAGTGATGAGGTGGTCCGACAGTGTGATGCCCCCTTCAATGCCAACTGCACAGGCCTCCTACACACCATATTACACAAGTCAGTGTATGAACATAGGTATACGAGCATGCATATAAATGGTGGAACGTGGAAATGCACccataagtatgtgtgtgtgtgtgtgtgtgtgtgtgtgtgtgtgtgtgtgtgtgtgtgtgtgtgtgtgtgtgtgtgtatacgtgccTGTCCATCATAGAGATGGCAGAAGCCGCGGATGATCTTCTGCTTGTAGAGCTGGTCAGCCTTGAGCTCCATGCGCCGCATCGTCTGCATGGTCCTGTAGTACTGCAGACCCTCCTCCCTCGTCAGCACTGCCACCGTGGGCGGGCCTTCCTCCAGCTTATGCAGGTCACACTtctacaaataacaacaacaatcagCACAGAGCAGGGCTGTACGTTAACTCTTTTTGTTCATAGCACAGGTGCTACAGAGGTTGATAGTTTTGTAGCACAATCCACAAAAACTGTAGCACCTGTATGCAAGTTATAAACACGTCATGTGTAGGCTAATCTCTAGAAAGCATTTTAAATAAGGGGTCACTGGTGCTAAGCTGGTAAAGCATCCATAACAGACTGATTTTTGTCGCATGtgctacatatacagtatgtagcaCTGTAAAAACGTGAGTCTCACACAGGTCACACGTTCGACAGACTGACGAACAGGTGTCACTCACCTTGATGTCGAAGGATGCCTGCGGGGTGAAGTCTGCGTAGCCCCTAGAGGAGAGCACCACCCGAGCGCCCTGTAAAAGAACACCAACAGACATCAGTTCACCTCCCTacacactcgtacacacacacacacacacacacacaagtttacctcccaatgcacacacacacacacacacacacaccagttcacCTCCCTacacactcgtacacacacacacacaccagtttacCTCCCAAtgcacttgtacacacacacacacacacaccagttcacCTCCCAATACACTCgtacacacactcgcatacacacatacatcagtTCACCTCCCTATACAatcgcatacacgcacacacacacacactcagctcagTAGATTGTGGGAATGTTCTTTGGCAAACTACACATTTTAATCAAAAGCTTAATCACAATTCCATAACCATTATACTAATTATAACTTATCTACTGATTGCATTATTATACATTAATTAGCAATTGTTAGCATATCACTGTGTTACTCTTCATTCTTCTTTCATTGCCGTTTGTGTTCTGAAGAGCAAGGCAGATGCAACAGCGACAAACCTAAGTCCTCTCTGTGGTAGCATTAGGACAATCTAAAAACCAAGCATTGGCAAATCTAAAAAATGGGATGTATTTGCATGCATATGTGGgtgaggccatttcctgtccgtTCTTTCTGAACCAGCAGGCAGGCAGTCTCTGCCTCCTACCCACCACTTCCACCCTAACCAATCCCAAAACTCAACCAGACCAGTGACATTACATGGAGCAGGAGATCATTGGGGACTCACTCAGGGACTTCCCTTTCTTATAAAATCAGCACATTCACCATCTCATCCCTGGGAAAAAGTTTACACTCCACAACTATCACATCCCTACCAACGTCCGTACATTGTCTGCCAGGAAAAACTAGACAGCCTTGGTCCTTCcgggtttttttttaaatcatgcccccagagtgtaacaCTGTAGCTGTCtggcagctctagctgttgttTTTTCCATGCCAACAGGActtggtgacctcgagaaatctatttgagatctatgtgaaatatTGCCAGAGTTTTTCTCAAACATCTGCTGCTGGTGCTCAATTACAGGTAGTTCACACTAGCTACTGGCTAACACATGCTGCTGGACCAGCTGCAAGAATAGCACCACTCTGGGATAGTGTGTCGAGGGACTACCAGGGTTCGTTGGCATAGTGCCCAAAGTTTAAGGTTGGTTCATGTGTGAGCCGTTTGCAGAGTTTGAGATGAGTTTGTGTGAGAGCTGGTTAGCACAGCAGGCAAGACAGAAGAGAGTGCAGGTACTCACAGCAAGCTGTGGTCCTAGAGTCTCTTCGGTGCTGCCACCAGGACTGGTGCCTGGGTTCTGGTGTGGCTGCAGGTCGGCAGAGTCAGAGTGTGCAGGTATGGGGGCAGGGGGCGCTGCTGAGTCAGAGTGTGCAGATATGGGGGCAGGGGGCGCTGCTGAGTCAGAGTGTGCAGATATGGGGGCAGGGGGCGCTGCTGAGTCAGAGTGTGCAGGTATGGGGGCAGGGGGCGCTGCTGAGTCAGAGTGTGCAGGTATGGGGGCAGGGGGCGCTGTAGAGTGCGGGAGGAGAGAGTCTGAGGGGGAGGGCACTTCCTGTGAAAGTTTGGGGAAGGTTAGGTCTGCGGATGTTTCGAGTTGGGATGGGGTTGGGTTTAAGGCGAGGTTGAGATTTCTGGCTTCGGGCGCTTGTTCATTGTGACTCATACCTAAACTCAattctgtttgtgtgcatttggtAGAGTCTGCTTGAGGTAAAATTAGCTCCAAGTCTGCTTCTGTTGTTTTACTGAGATGGCGGTCCACTTCTTCCTCTGTTAGTGTGGGCATTGTTACAGTCGAGTTTTCCTCTACAGATTTCTGAAGTGAGGCTAGATCCAACCCTACTTCAGGTGAAGCCTGTTCTTTTATAATATCATGTACATTTGTTTGTAGATCTGTTAGCTTAGTTAGACTAAGCTCAGGTTCCATGCATGACTGAATGAGGATTTGGTCTGACTCTAGCTGGTCTGGTGATACCAGATCAGGCTTGGAGGCTGTTTGTAGTGTCTTTGAACGTTCAGCGGCAAATTCTACAGGAACTGGGAAAGGACCTGAGCAGACAGCAGGAGGGGCTGGTGAGGTTTGGGCACCTGCAGAAGGTTCCTGGGTGATAGACTCTGAGGAAAGGGGGCCAAGAGGGACACCCTCGGTTTCAAAGCTGGGTTCAGCAGAGGGTGCATCATTTAGCCTGACTTCATCAGCCCCACGGAGAATGGGTATGTAACCAGGGGAGGAGGGCAAGGAATGCTCTCGAGGGCAAGGCTGGAGTCGGTCACCTCCACGGAGGGAGTCGGGATGCAAAGAGGTAAGGCGAGCATCGGCaggtgtggaggagtgtgtgtgggaatgtgtgttgtgttcaggGTGTGACTGGACTTTGCACTGGACGGGCTCTGGTGGGGGGGAAGTGATGTCAGCAAGTTCGCCCTGATTGGCCAGCAGCTGTAGGATGGCTCTCCGAGTGGAGTACTAGACGAAGGGGAAAAGATTGAAAAGTGATACATCACTGAAAGCTCAGGAAGTAACTCCAACATGGCGTCCAAACCACAGAACCGTACAGTCCCGACTGACTCAATGAAGGAGGAAAAAGAACCTCAAACCCGTGGGCTTGAACCACCACTAATGAGACTCCAGGTGGCACTGTACTAACTAGGggtgtgcacacagacaacTTGAAATATCTGAACGACCGACAGTGTTAACCAACGTTTTATAAGTACGCCAACTCTGATTTTATGGGTGCATCATCAAGAGCTATATCTATAGCATCATACCGCACCGTACAGCACAATACTGCACCGTACACCAAACTGCACCCTACATCaccatactgtactgtatcgtaccataccataccataccataccataccataccatagcatGCAGCACCTTACCGCACCCTACCTCACCGTATTGCACCATACTGCACCCTACAGCACCATACCGTACCATGCCTTCAATGAACTGAATACAGTAACATGTACACAGGGGCATTTTTTCCCATAACTGAACCAGACCGTGACTTTAAAACCATGTACAAAACTGTTGTGTCCCAACATTTTCCTTTGAGCTGCAAGCCATTAGCAAATTAGCAATATGCCATGTTAAGCATAGCTCAAGGTGAATGGAATCTGTCAAAACTGTACGGTCTGATCAAAATACTTTTTGCttgatttcctttttttttgttgcttttgcTGTAGTGAGCTTTTTAGCAAAATTTGATGGCCACAAAGTGGTGTGAACCGTATCGTGACTTCTGTATAAAATTACATCCCTGGTAGTTACCTAAGAAAATATAAAAGTAGAGCCAGAGAAGGAGAGCAAAGGCCAGATGATGAAGGACAAGGGGTGGCgacggtaaaaaaaaaaaaaaaacaataaaaatggGTGTAGATGAGACCATGAAAATTGTGTGAATAAGAAAACAATGTATGAAAGAGCAGAAGTACAGGTTTAAGATAAAGAAAGCGTTATGTTACACTTTGCTGTGATGCATGAGAGCTTCAGTCACTTAACCTCTTCAAAGCGAGATTAGCCTTAGCAGCTTAGCCTTAGCAGTACACCCCAAACAGCACTAGAGTGCCTCAGCTGATGGCCAAGCTAGCTGACTAGCTAAGTAGCTCCTTACCTCTGAGGCCACCTCGGCTCCCTTTTAGTAGGCAgccaaaaaagacagagagggagagaaaggagatgtGAGAGATGGGAAACCGTTCAATACGCGTACAATGGTTAGCAATTAGCAAGCCTGCCAACCtagattaaaaatatatatttttttaaaaaatcacagTAGTTCCCAATTTTCATTGCAATATCACAAGGAATAGTACAATGTCGTATAACACCAGTGATTAATTTAGGCTAAAATCGAGTATGGAAGATCAATTTGACCTTAAATTAGCTTGACAAGGTTTAATGACCATAGCTACCACAGCATTCTTTACTATTTCAGTTGTAATTAAAGTCACAGCTTATCTGTAAAACTAAGTCAATTATATATAATTTGAAACAAAGTATTTTGAAATAAAACACAGTATAGCCTCATTAAATAGTGCCGCAACAAATGGCAGTCAAACTGACTAGTATTAGAATGAATATGGCAATATTATGTGATCTACAGTAGGTTTTTTGGGGGGGCCACAAATCACATTACTGATAGTGGTTATTGAAATCAGCTGTGTCAGCATTCAGGCTAAATAAAATTAGCACCTTTAAGTATTTTTATGACATGATCAATTGAATTTTCTGCACTGTGTGGATTAATGGCCTAAAAAAATGGGAATGTATCCAGAAAACAAACAAGTTTATCTTTTCACCGTATAGTTACACAATAAACTAGCCTCTCGCTGTGCATTTTGAagcttgtttgtaaaaaaagatTAAATTCACAAATGCAGAGACAAACTCCATGCTATGAGCAGGATAGTTCAGGTGTGCCATGAACCCTGTGTCTACACAATGTCTTGCCCTCTTCTCTTTGTTGACACCAGGCAGGCAGCGCTCACACAACACTAATGCCGGTTACTGCCCTTTACTGTTACCAAACTGTTGTTTTCTGTAAACCACACAGACAAGAAGCAACAGCTGAGCTCAATGTCACATAGTAATAACAAAAACTGGTTCTAAAAAAGCATGTTCCCACAGAACAGCTAAGTGGGTATCTGAACTGACCTGATTGCATGGGCTACTACAACTAAGTTCTGACCCATCAGATGCACAGCCATTACATTACATGACCAGAACTTGTTAATTTGCAACCTGTCCTAATGCAAGAATATCTGGACTTAGGGAATTTAGTGCATATGAAGAACTTCAGCCGACTTCTGTGTACATGGGACTGTGAAAAATGTTTAACGTTGGCGTCATTTTGATACGAAACCTTCGAATACATACCCATTTTTTGCAAACATAATTTCATACGGTTAGATGAGCTCTGAGAAAAACCTTTACCTTTGAGGTTACATGGCCTGCACCACGGACTTTGACTCGCAAGCTAATATTCATGCTTTCCGTAAGATGAAAAATAAGAAGTCTAATAGATCAAGGATACTTTTAAGTTAGGCCCTAGATCACAACAGAATTCGTTATACTATACTACAGACCATTATATATAAGCTACAGACACTGCAGGCAATAACGTTACAGTTCAAGCTAGGTCACGCTAGCCTAGAATGGCGTGCTACTGGACGTTGTGAAATTAGCTCACCACTTAAGCATATTAAGTACATTCGTTTTAATTCAGATTAAAACGTCGACATTGGGCAGTGTCAAACATAAAGTTAACTAACGTTAATCGTTAAACAGTCTAATGAGCCGTAACCTGAAGTTAGCTGCTATGCTAGTCTAAGCTCAGGCTAAGATGCCTTTCCTGTGACACTTCACAGGACGACCATGAAAGTGATACAGGACGTTAGCATGACCATAGATACAGGGTATCTCCCAGGCCAACGCATATATAACAACAGCCCAGTTTATACCAATTCTATTCGAATTCAACACCAAAGCAATACCCACAGCATGCCAACATGCTACCTATTTTAGTAAAACGTTAAGATCCTTGAAAAGTAGCGCTAGCCAAAGCATTAGCTAACTAGCTTGCTAGCTGACAAGGTCAGTGGCTGTTGATATGTTACGCTCTTCTCCAAATTGTCAAAACATTCATTTTACACATAGGGTTAAAGTGGAGGCTACTGTTGCATCTGACAAAAATAACcataaacacaaagaaaacgtACATTCTTGCTGGCGGTTCCCCGCAAAACGTTGGATATGATGGACAGCATCTTCTGCATACTACAGTTCCCTTACTAGCTGCCTCCAGATGGGACGGTCGCACCGTTCCCAAAAAAGTGACGTCAGAGTTTATGACTGCTGTTTTTACGTCATCTGGTGGCGCCACcaattttttaatttataacAAAAAACATGCCACTTTTAGTCCATGGGCCAGAGCAGAAGTTGGTATCATCAAAGTTGGCAAAATCTAGCAATGATTTTCGTAATCCTCTATGTCTGAGAGATATGTTTTGGTATGATAACCTTTTCTAAGTGGTAGCTTAGTTGTATTTTTACTGGCTTTTATACCCATACCCAGTACAATTCACAATACATGCCTATCTGTAGGTATagatgtatgcaagtgtgtgggaTGATACGATATGTTTTGATCTATGTTATATCATATGTAGATGGCAtaggcttttagaaaatatacagTTTAGATGGATAATTTAGCTTTCCATGAATTacataggctaaaatgtatcaGTCATACACTTCTTCACCTATATAATATAGGATTAGATAGAGGCTAAAGACTAAAAGTGGGTGGGTCAAATCCAAACTCTTGCTATATCACATCTAGAGAGTATGGGCTTTTAGAA
Encoded proteins:
- the pdha1a gene encoding pyruvate dehydrogenase E1 subunit alpha 1a isoform X1 — encoded protein: MQKMLSIISNVLRGTASKNGAEVASEGARVVLSSRGYADFTPQASFDIKKCDLHKLEEGPPTVAVLTREEGLQYYRTMQTMRRMELKADQLYKQKIIRGFCHLYDGQEACAVGIEGGITLSDHLITAYRAHGYTMTRGGTVREILAELTGRRGGIQKGKGGSMHMYTKHFYGGNGIVGAQVPLGAGVALACKYLDKNQVCVSLYGDGAANQGQIFETYNMAALWKLPCIFICENNKYGMGTAVERAAASTDYYKRGDFIPGIRVDGMDVLCVREATKFAADYCRSGKGPMLMELQTYRYHGHSMSDPGVSYRTREEIQEVRSKSDPISLLKDRMLQNNMATVEELKEIDVEVRKEIEDAAQFATTDPEPPLEDLCNHIYSSEPPIDVRGTNPWSKLKSHS
- the pdha1a gene encoding pyruvate dehydrogenase E1 subunit alpha 1a isoform X2, which encodes MQKMLSIISNVLRGTASKNGARVVLSSRGYADFTPQASFDIKKCDLHKLEEGPPTVAVLTREEGLQYYRTMQTMRRMELKADQLYKQKIIRGFCHLYDGQEACAVGIEGGITLSDHLITAYRAHGYTMTRGGTVREILAELTGRRGGIQKGKGGSMHMYTKHFYGGNGIVGAQVPLGAGVALACKYLDKNQVCVSLYGDGAANQGQIFETYNMAALWKLPCIFICENNKYGMGTAVERAAASTDYYKRGDFIPGIRVDGMDVLCVREATKFAADYCRSGKGPMLMELQTYRYHGHSMSDPGVSYRTREEIQEVRSKSDPISLLKDRMLQNNMATVEELKEIDVEVRKEIEDAAQFATTDPEPPLEDLCNHIYSSEPPIDVRGTNPWSKLKSHS